A region from the Hydrogenimonas sp. genome encodes:
- a CDS encoding UDP-glucose 4-epimerase → MQPESILVTGGAGYIGSHVAKELLERSDAKITIIDNLSTGTRGRVEALEAIAGTPGRVEFIEADLADFRMIEGVFKAKRFDSLIHFAASIVVPESVEKPLKYYMNNTVNTTNLVHLANDYGVGRMIFSSTAAVYGEPEEIPVKESTETAPINPYGMSKLMSESVIKDAAAANEGFKYAILRYFNVAGADMNGAESLVDINPRIGQSFPDATHLIKIAAETALGKRDRMYIFGEDFDTPDGTGVRDYIHVDDLSDAHLAALEYLQNSPSDIFNVGYGHGYSVKEVIDVMKRVSGVDFEVEVGPRRAGDPAVLVSDNTKIREKMGWKPRFDDLEKICKSALEWERKLS, encoded by the coding sequence ATGCAACCAGAATCGATTTTAGTCACAGGCGGTGCCGGATATATCGGCAGTCATGTCGCGAAAGAGCTGCTCGAAAGGAGCGATGCTAAGATCACGATTATCGACAACCTCTCCACCGGTACGCGTGGCAGGGTGGAGGCGCTAGAGGCGATCGCGGGAACTCCCGGACGTGTGGAGTTCATAGAGGCCGACCTTGCCGACTTTCGGATGATAGAGGGGGTCTTCAAGGCCAAAAGGTTCGATTCGCTCATCCACTTCGCGGCGAGTATCGTTGTGCCGGAGAGCGTGGAAAAGCCGTTGAAGTACTACATGAACAATACCGTAAACACCACCAACCTGGTCCACCTAGCGAACGACTACGGGGTAGGGCGGATGATCTTCTCGTCCACCGCCGCCGTCTACGGCGAGCCGGAGGAGATTCCTGTGAAGGAGAGTACCGAAACCGCCCCTATAAACCCCTACGGAATGAGCAAACTGATGAGCGAGTCGGTCATAAAAGATGCCGCCGCCGCGAACGAGGGGTTCAAATACGCCATTTTGCGCTACTTCAACGTTGCGGGTGCCGATATGAACGGCGCGGAATCGCTGGTCGACATAAACCCGCGCATAGGGCAGAGCTTTCCCGATGCAACACATCTTATAAAGATCGCGGCGGAGACGGCGCTGGGCAAAAGAGATAGAATGTACATCTTCGGTGAAGATTTCGACACCCCGGACGGTACGGGAGTGCGCGACTACATTCATGTGGACGATCTTTCGGACGCGCACCTTGCCGCCCTGGAGTATCTGCAAAACAGCCCCAGCGATATTTTCAACGTAGGCTACGGCCACGGCTACAGCGTAAAAGAGGTCATAGATGTTATGAAGAGGGTCAGCGGCGTGGATTTTGAAGTGGAAGTGGGGCCGAGACGCGCCGGTGACCCCGCCGTTTTGGTCTCCGATAATACGAAAATACGTGAAAAGATGGGCTGGAAGCCCCGGTTCGACGACCTGGAGAAGATCTGCAAAAGCGCACTTGAGTGGGAGAGAAAACTCTCCTGA
- a CDS encoding bacillosamine/legionaminic acid biosynthesis aminotransferase PglE, with the protein MHFIPYGKQSIGTDDIEAVAETLKSDFLTTGPKVAEFEKAVADYCGAKYAVAVCNGTAALHIASLALLKPGEKVLTTPNSFLATSNAIIYAGAKPVFVDIQPNGNIDLDLCEESLRKDSTIKALYAVHFSGNPVEQEKLASLKEKYGVTILEDCAHSIGAVYKGIKAGSCTNSDASVFSFHPVKHMTTGEGGAVTTNNEELYERLKILRNHGMVKTPDMLPWEYEMRELGFNYRITDIQCALGLSQLKKLDGFIQRRRELARRYDEVFADHPNIEPLYSYTSRSSYHLYVVLIDFDKTAVTKEELFIRMRDRGIGLQLHYMPINRQPYYRKLGYGDESMPIMESYYDRCLSLPLYPTLENGEQDYVIETLQELIGG; encoded by the coding sequence ATGCACTTCATCCCCTATGGCAAACAGAGTATAGGCACCGATGACATCGAAGCGGTCGCCGAAACGCTGAAGTCCGATTTTCTCACGACGGGACCCAAGGTAGCCGAGTTCGAGAAAGCGGTAGCGGACTATTGCGGCGCCAAATACGCCGTCGCCGTTTGCAACGGTACAGCCGCGCTGCATATAGCGTCCCTCGCCCTTTTAAAGCCGGGAGAGAAGGTACTGACCACTCCCAACTCCTTTCTTGCCACATCCAACGCCATCATATATGCAGGCGCTAAACCGGTTTTCGTCGACATTCAGCCAAACGGAAATATTGACCTCGATCTCTGCGAGGAATCCTTGCGAAAAGACTCCACCATTAAAGCGCTCTATGCCGTCCACTTCTCCGGTAATCCCGTAGAACAGGAGAAGCTTGCAAGCCTGAAGGAGAAATACGGCGTCACGATTCTTGAAGACTGTGCCCACAGCATCGGTGCCGTATATAAGGGAATTAAAGCAGGAAGCTGTACCAACAGTGATGCTTCGGTCTTCTCTTTTCATCCGGTCAAGCACATGACGACCGGCGAAGGTGGAGCGGTGACAACCAACAACGAAGAGCTCTATGAGCGGCTGAAGATTCTGCGTAACCACGGTATGGTCAAAACACCCGATATGCTGCCCTGGGAGTACGAAATGAGGGAACTCGGTTTCAACTACCGCATCACAGACATCCAGTGCGCACTTGGGTTATCGCAGCTGAAAAAACTGGATGGTTTCATTCAAAGGCGAAGAGAGTTGGCACGGCGTTACGACGAGGTGTTTGCCGATCATCCCAATATTGAACCACTGTACAGCTACACGAGCAGATCCTCATACCATCTCTATGTCGTACTGATCGATTTCGATAAGACAGCCGTCACCAAAGAGGAGCTCTTTATCCGAATGAGAGATAGGGGAATCGGCCTGCAGCTGCACTATATGCCCATCAACAGGCAGCCATACTATAGAAAACTTGGGTACGGCGATGAGTCGATGCCTATAATGGAGAGTTATTACGATCGATGCCTTTCGCTTCCACTCTACCCGACACTTGAAAACGGGGAGCAGGATTATGTCATCGAAACCCTTCAGGAGCTTATCGGTGGGTAA
- a CDS encoding alanine racemase — translation MSQIRISRENFFHNISQIAAKTQSVGKIALVLKDNAYGHGLSLMAKLAHEAGIRHAVVRRLKEAESIEPLFDTVLVLCDRPAEALSEKISFVINDISDISSIPAGTSVELKVDTGMHRNGIEPHRFAEALERIGSAGLDLAGIMTHYRSADEMGSDLFWQRKRFEKIKEEALRLGVKGVRWHSCNSAALFRTKDFDEDLARIGIAAYGCLRMPEPFDAPVLKPVMSLWADRISRRRVDASQRVGYGAEGRVECDTIVSSYDIGYGDGWPRRPYTLPCGRKIVGRVSMDAVSVESDEESICIFEDAAEAAEELGTISYEVTTQLSPYIERVTV, via the coding sequence ATGTCACAGATACGTATTTCACGCGAAAATTTTTTTCACAATATTAGCCAAATAGCCGCTAAAACTCAATCGGTCGGAAAGATCGCACTGGTACTCAAGGACAATGCCTACGGCCACGGTCTCTCGCTCATGGCGAAACTGGCGCACGAAGCCGGCATACGCCATGCGGTCGTAAGAAGGCTGAAGGAGGCCGAGAGCATTGAACCCCTTTTTGATACGGTTCTGGTGTTGTGCGACAGACCGGCCGAAGCTCTCTCCGAAAAGATCAGCTTCGTCATAAACGACATCTCCGACATCTCCTCGATTCCGGCCGGCACCTCCGTGGAGCTGAAGGTCGATACCGGAATGCACAGAAACGGCATAGAGCCGCACAGGTTCGCCGAAGCGTTGGAGCGGATCGGGTCGGCCGGACTCGATCTGGCCGGTATCATGACCCACTACAGGAGTGCCGATGAGATGGGAAGCGATCTCTTCTGGCAGAGAAAGAGGTTCGAGAAGATAAAGGAGGAGGCCCTCAGGCTCGGTGTAAAAGGTGTGCGCTGGCACAGCTGCAACTCTGCGGCGCTCTTTCGGACGAAAGATTTCGACGAAGATTTGGCGCGGATTGGAATAGCCGCATACGGCTGTCTCAGAATGCCCGAGCCTTTCGATGCTCCTGTGCTCAAGCCGGTTATGTCTCTCTGGGCGGATCGGATTTCGCGAAGAAGGGTAGATGCGTCGCAGAGGGTCGGTTACGGAGCCGAAGGGCGTGTGGAGTGTGACACTATAGTCTCCAGTTACGACATCGGTTACGGCGACGGCTGGCCCAGGCGCCCCTACACGCTTCCTTGCGGCAGGAAGATAGTCGGCAGGGTCTCCATGGATGCGGTCAGCGTAGAGTCCGACGAAGAGTCGATCTGCATATTCGAAGATGCAGCCGAGGCCGCCGAAGAGCTTGGAACCATAAGTTACGAAGTTACGACGCAGCTGAGCCCATATATCGAGCGTGTAACGGTATGA
- a CDS encoding agmatine deiminase: protein MAFPHAGTDWADDLKRALTPFVRIASTIAYSERLIIVCDDAKSTKELFCDIRNITFAEIPTDDTWARDFGPITVCENGKRRFLDFTFNAWGGKFESSLDNGVTAKLVEAGILEGEYEKVDFVLEGGSVESDGKGTLLTTSKCLLNPNRNPGMTKERIEEFLKEKLCLERILWLDYGELEGDDTDAHIDTLARFVDEETIAYVSCDDESDSHYEELKKMEQQLRNFRTAGGKPYRLVPLPMPSVKFKDGKRLPATYANFLITNRSLLLPVYGDRKDEEAKEIMRSLFPEREIVPINCLKLIEQGGSLHCVTMQIPACG from the coding sequence ATGGCTTTTCCCCACGCCGGGACCGACTGGGCGGACGATCTGAAAAGGGCCCTGACCCCCTTCGTGCGCATAGCGAGCACCATCGCCTACTCCGAGCGTCTCATCATCGTATGCGACGATGCGAAGAGTACGAAAGAGCTCTTCTGCGACATTCGAAACATAACCTTCGCGGAGATCCCCACCGACGATACATGGGCCAGGGACTTCGGCCCGATAACGGTATGCGAAAACGGGAAGAGGAGGTTCCTGGACTTCACCTTCAACGCCTGGGGAGGCAAATTTGAAAGCTCTCTCGACAACGGGGTAACCGCCAAACTGGTCGAAGCCGGAATACTCGAAGGAGAATATGAGAAGGTCGATTTTGTCCTCGAAGGGGGCTCCGTAGAGAGCGACGGAAAAGGAACCCTGCTCACAACCTCCAAATGTCTCCTGAACCCGAACAGAAACCCCGGTATGACAAAAGAGCGAATCGAGGAGTTTCTGAAAGAGAAGCTCTGCCTGGAGCGTATTTTGTGGCTCGATTACGGGGAGCTCGAAGGGGACGATACAGACGCGCACATAGACACCCTTGCCCGCTTTGTGGATGAAGAGACCATAGCCTACGTCTCATGCGACGACGAAAGCGACAGCCACTACGAAGAGCTGAAAAAGATGGAACAGCAGCTGCGCAACTTTCGCACCGCCGGGGGAAAACCCTACCGACTCGTACCGCTGCCCATGCCTTCGGTGAAATTCAAAGATGGAAAAAGATTGCCGGCAACCTACGCCAACTTCCTCATAACCAACCGCTCCCTGCTGCTGCCGGTGTATGGCGACAGAAAAGATGAAGAGGCGAAAGAGATCATGAGGTCGCTCTTTCCCGAGAGGGAGATTGTCCCGATAAACTGCCTGAAGCTGATAGAACAGGGGGGAAGCCTGCACTGCGTGACCATGCAGATTCCGGCCTGCGGATAG
- a CDS encoding porphobilinogen synthase, which produces MFTRFRRKRLNPVLRDLVRETVVTPDDFIYPLFIRSGEGIRNEVASMPGVFQMSIDEAVKECETLKAMGLRSVILFGIPDVKDSVGSDAMCEHGIIATALRALKSAHPDMFVTTDLCFCEYTDHGHCGVLNPKLQTVDNDITLQNLAKQAIVHAKAGADMIAPSGMMDGMITAIREGLDSAGFSHIPIMSYSTKFASAYYGPFRDVAESSPSFGDRRSYQMDPANRREAVLESLADEEEGADILMVKPALAYMDIIRDIRESSNLPLAVYNVSGEYSMLKMAAKAGVIDYEKVMMETLLGFKRAGADIIITYHAKEAAKLL; this is translated from the coding sequence ATGTTCACACGATTTCGGCGCAAAAGACTCAACCCGGTACTTAGAGATCTCGTCCGCGAGACAGTCGTTACACCCGACGACTTCATCTACCCTCTCTTTATCAGAAGCGGGGAGGGGATAAGAAACGAAGTGGCCTCGATGCCGGGCGTCTTTCAGATGAGTATAGACGAGGCCGTAAAGGAGTGTGAAACTCTTAAGGCTATGGGGCTGAGGTCGGTTATCCTTTTCGGGATTCCGGATGTCAAGGACTCTGTCGGAAGCGACGCCATGTGCGAGCACGGAATTATCGCGACGGCACTCCGTGCGCTCAAATCGGCGCATCCGGATATGTTCGTCACGACAGATCTCTGCTTTTGCGAATATACGGACCACGGCCACTGCGGGGTGCTCAACCCGAAGCTCCAGACGGTCGATAATGATATAACTCTTCAAAACCTGGCGAAACAGGCGATAGTGCACGCCAAGGCGGGAGCCGACATGATCGCTCCGAGCGGTATGATGGACGGTATGATTACGGCCATAAGAGAGGGGCTCGATTCTGCGGGCTTCAGCCATATTCCGATAATGAGCTACTCGACCAAGTTCGCAAGCGCCTATTACGGGCCGTTCCGTGATGTGGCGGAGTCGTCGCCCAGTTTCGGGGACAGGAGAAGCTACCAGATGGACCCTGCCAACCGACGCGAAGCGGTGCTTGAGAGCCTTGCGGACGAAGAGGAGGGTGCCGATATTCTCATGGTCAAACCGGCTCTTGCCTATATGGATATTATCAGGGATATCAGGGAGTCGAGCAATCTGCCGCTCGCCGTCTACAATGTAAGCGGAGAGTACAGTATGCTTAAGATGGCGGCCAAAGCGGGTGTGATAGACTACGAAAAGGTGATGATGGAGACGCTTCTGGGCTTCAAGCGGGCCGGTGCCGATATCATCATCACATACCACGCCAAAGAGGCGGCCAAGCTGCTTTAG
- a CDS encoding GTP cyclohydrolase II: MNVEISEVANLPTRFGTFKIQAFKERTESGCFKEHLAIFTDPLPETPIVRVHSECLTGDAFGSRKCDCGEQLEFALHMIQSQGGMVIYLRQEGRNIGLLNKVNAYALQERGLDTVAANHQLGFSADERTYEMVERVLGHFGIKKIRLLTNNPKKIESLEGVEILERLPIIVEANPHNEAYLQTKKSKMGHLL; this comes from the coding sequence ATGAACGTTGAAATCTCCGAAGTCGCCAATCTTCCGACCAGGTTCGGAACCTTTAAGATCCAGGCATTCAAAGAGAGAACGGAGAGCGGCTGCTTCAAAGAGCACCTGGCGATTTTTACCGATCCGCTTCCCGAAACTCCGATAGTCCGGGTACACTCCGAATGTCTTACCGGAGATGCGTTCGGAAGCAGAAAGTGCGACTGCGGAGAGCAGCTGGAGTTCGCCCTGCATATGATCCAGAGCCAGGGCGGCATGGTGATCTATCTGCGGCAGGAGGGGCGCAACATCGGGCTTTTGAACAAGGTCAACGCATATGCGCTGCAGGAGAGGGGGCTGGATACGGTTGCGGCCAACCACCAGCTAGGTTTCAGCGCGGACGAGCGCACCTACGAGATGGTGGAGAGAGTACTCGGCCACTTCGGGATAAAAAAGATCCGCCTGCTTACCAACAATCCGAAAAAGATAGAGAGCCTCGAGGGGGTGGAGATTCTCGAACGGCTGCCGATAATAGTGGAGGCGAACCCTCACAACGAAGCCTACCTTCAAACCAAAAAAAGTAAAATGGGACATCTGCTTTAA
- a CDS encoding late competence protein ComEA, DNA receptor — MKLFLITAVSAATLFAAVDINSATAKELQSVKGIGEKKAKQIVAFREKNCFQSLRDLTKIKGIGEKTLKKLTPQLEVGPCRKK; from the coding sequence ATGAAACTTTTTCTGATTACGGCAGTTTCGGCAGCTACACTTTTTGCGGCCGTAGACATCAACAGCGCTACAGCCAAAGAGCTGCAGAGCGTCAAAGGAATCGGGGAGAAAAAGGCGAAGCAGATTGTCGCTTTCAGAGAAAAAAACTGTTTTCAAAGCCTCCGGGATCTGACGAAAATAAAAGGGATCGGCGAGAAAACTCTCAAGAAGCTCACTCCGCAGCTTGAAGTAGGCCCCTGCAGGAAAAAGTAG
- a CDS encoding archaeal ATPase, fused to C-terminal DUF234 domain, translating into MKFYNREKELAYLKKIELQSKKSSQMTIIIGRRRVGKTTLIKEAFGTKQLYLFVSKKNEALLCEEFTTIIQKELGVKIFGEIRRFKDLFEYLMTLAQTTPFTLILDEFQEFLQINSTVYSEMQNIWDSYKDKTRMNLILCGSIYSLMKKIFEDRKEPLFGRANHKIQLKPFSVTTQQNIIEELNPDYHPRDLLSFYIFTGGVAKYVELFIDSHALTFDEQLDLIFDENSLFIDEGKNLLIEEFGKEYTTYFSILSLIASSKTSRSEIESILEKNVGGYLDRLEHEYSIIKKIRPIFAKEGSRSVKYEIIDNFFNFWFRFIYKNRSAIEIENYKYVKDITKRDFSTFRGRFLERWFIEKLKETGEFSEIGSWWEKGNQNEIDIVAVNREKRYMLIAEVKINSGRIDLKKLKVKAEKLLQMHQGYRIDFKGFSLNDLGAPLKDFDD; encoded by the coding sequence ATGAAATTTTACAATCGCGAAAAAGAGCTGGCCTATCTGAAAAAAATTGAACTGCAATCGAAAAAATCGTCTCAAATGACAATTATCATAGGGCGAAGAAGAGTAGGCAAAACCACCCTTATAAAAGAGGCTTTCGGCACAAAACAACTCTATCTGTTCGTATCCAAGAAGAATGAAGCACTACTTTGCGAAGAGTTTACAACGATCATCCAAAAAGAGCTTGGAGTTAAAATCTTTGGAGAGATCAGGAGATTCAAAGATCTCTTCGAGTATTTGATGACACTGGCTCAAACCACGCCTTTTACCCTGATACTGGATGAATTCCAGGAGTTTCTTCAGATCAACAGTACCGTTTACTCCGAGATGCAAAACATCTGGGACAGCTATAAAGACAAAACTCGCATGAACCTGATTCTCTGCGGCTCCATTTACTCCCTGATGAAAAAGATCTTCGAAGACCGTAAAGAGCCGCTTTTCGGACGAGCAAACCACAAAATCCAACTCAAACCTTTTTCTGTTACGACACAACAGAATATAATTGAGGAACTCAATCCCGACTACCATCCAAGAGATCTGCTTTCATTCTATATTTTTACCGGCGGCGTCGCCAAATATGTAGAGCTTTTCATCGACAGCCATGCTTTGACATTCGACGAACAACTAGATTTGATATTCGACGAAAACTCCCTTTTTATCGACGAGGGGAAAAATCTTCTCATTGAAGAGTTCGGTAAAGAGTACACTACATATTTTTCTATTCTCTCTCTTATAGCTTCGTCAAAAACCTCCAGAAGCGAAATAGAGAGCATCTTGGAAAAGAATGTAGGAGGCTACCTGGACAGGCTCGAACATGAGTACTCGATTATCAAAAAGATTCGCCCTATTTTTGCGAAAGAGGGAAGCCGAAGTGTCAAATATGAGATTATTGACAACTTCTTCAATTTTTGGTTTAGGTTCATCTACAAAAACCGTTCCGCCATAGAGATTGAAAACTACAAATATGTCAAAGATATCACAAAAAGAGACTTCTCTACATTCAGAGGCAGATTTCTGGAGAGATGGTTCATAGAAAAGCTTAAAGAGACAGGAGAGTTTTCCGAAATCGGAAGCTGGTGGGAAAAGGGAAATCAGAACGAAATCGACATAGTCGCAGTAAACAGGGAAAAGAGGTATATGCTGATCGCCGAAGTTAAAATCAACTCAGGGCGAATCGATCTGAAAAAGTTGAAAGTCAAAGCGGAAAAGCTTTTACAAATGCATCAAGGATACCGCATAGATTTCAAAGGCTTTTCTCTCAATGACCTTGGGGCGCCGTTAAAAGATTTTGATGATTGA
- a CDS encoding anthranilate phosphoribosyltransferase like, producing MGRSFIDYIKCVGTGAKHNRDLTYQEMLDAMHMMLDGSASPEQTAAFLLGWRLKPESTEEFRAALQAIDETSIKSEVENGIELGYPFDGKVDNPYIFPLAARIVEPFGINVVVSGGALQPAKGGATVKEVVKAVDLPENVRYFDRSDYNPKLAALTGIRTRLGIRTGINTIERLPGVAGCDTALIGVFHKPYVKKYVEIFGERYRRLVIVKGNEGTPEIFGKCRVWIHENGETEELLVDSARFGVEYRKSFRPIEKEEGMEMLKNPSKELMEVAVLNAAFWLFAKGEAESVEAAMKMVTDY from the coding sequence ATGGGCCGATCATTCATAGACTACATAAAGTGCGTAGGAACAGGTGCGAAGCACAATCGTGACCTTACATACCAGGAGATGCTGGATGCGATGCACATGATGCTCGACGGCTCAGCTTCACCGGAGCAGACGGCCGCTTTTCTGCTGGGTTGGAGACTGAAGCCCGAAAGTACGGAGGAGTTCCGCGCCGCACTCCAGGCGATAGACGAGACAAGCATAAAGAGCGAAGTTGAAAACGGCATAGAACTGGGCTACCCGTTCGACGGGAAGGTGGACAATCCCTACATCTTCCCGCTGGCGGCAAGGATAGTAGAACCGTTCGGGATCAACGTAGTCGTCAGCGGCGGGGCGCTACAGCCCGCGAAAGGGGGAGCCACCGTCAAAGAGGTAGTAAAGGCCGTAGATCTTCCCGAAAATGTCCGCTACTTCGACAGGAGCGACTACAACCCGAAACTGGCCGCCCTTACCGGCATCCGCACCAGGCTCGGCATAAGAACCGGGATAAACACCATAGAGCGCCTGCCGGGTGTTGCCGGCTGCGACACCGCCCTGATAGGTGTATTCCACAAGCCCTACGTAAAAAAGTATGTGGAGATTTTCGGGGAGCGCTACAGACGGCTGGTCATAGTCAAAGGGAACGAGGGCACCCCCGAAATCTTCGGCAAATGCCGTGTCTGGATACATGAAAACGGCGAGACGGAAGAGCTTCTCGTAGATTCGGCCCGATTCGGTGTCGAGTATAGAAAATCCTTCAGGCCGATCGAAAAGGAGGAGGGGATGGAGATGCTCAAAAACCCCTCCAAAGAGCTTATGGAGGTAGCGGTGCTGAACGCTGCGTTCTGGCTCTTCGCGAAAGGTGAAGCCGAGTCGGTCGAGGCGGCGATGAAGATGGTGACGGACTATTGA
- a CDS encoding heat shock protein HtpX produces the protein MEAVKTVILLTLMTLLMVWVGGIFGGQSGMLIALAIAGVMNFFSYFYSDKLVLRHYHAVEVDERSAPGLLAIVRRLSEKAGIPMPKVYIIPEQVPNAFATGRNPSHAAVAVTEGLLELLNEEEVEAVLAHELSHVRHYDILIGTIAATIAGAIAWIANIMQFGAIFGGGRNENSPNPILMLIMSIILPLAAGIIQMAVSRSREFEADAGAARLTGHPEWLASALMKLENYNRRGMLPEATPETAHMFIINPFTGKDFSFANLFRTHPTTEQRIERLEELRRQMGSF, from the coding sequence ATGGAAGCGGTAAAAACAGTAATACTTTTAACGCTCATGACGCTTCTGATGGTCTGGGTAGGCGGCATTTTCGGCGGCCAGAGCGGAATGCTCATCGCCCTTGCCATCGCGGGAGTCATGAACTTCTTCTCATACTTCTACTCCGACAAGCTGGTGCTTAGACACTACCATGCGGTCGAAGTCGACGAGAGGAGCGCTCCGGGACTTTTGGCGATAGTCAGACGGCTCTCGGAAAAAGCCGGCATCCCGATGCCGAAAGTCTACATAATACCGGAGCAGGTGCCCAACGCCTTCGCAACCGGCAGAAACCCCAGCCACGCGGCTGTGGCGGTGACGGAAGGTCTTCTGGAACTTCTGAACGAAGAGGAGGTCGAGGCGGTACTCGCACACGAGCTTAGCCACGTCCGCCACTACGACATCCTCATAGGAACCATAGCGGCTACGATAGCCGGTGCGATAGCGTGGATAGCCAACATAATGCAGTTCGGCGCTATATTCGGCGGAGGGAGAAACGAGAACTCTCCGAACCCGATCCTGATGCTCATCATGTCGATCATTCTGCCGCTTGCGGCCGGAATAATACAGATGGCGGTCAGCAGGAGCCGCGAATTTGAAGCCGATGCCGGAGCGGCGCGCCTTACAGGCCATCCCGAGTGGCTGGCAAGCGCGCTGATGAAACTCGAAAACTACAACCGCCGCGGAATGCTGCCCGAAGCTACACCGGAGACGGCACATATGTTCATAATAAACCCGTTCACCGGCAAGGATTTCAGCTTCGCCAACCTCTTCCGCACACACCCCACGACCGAGCAGCGCATAGAGCGACTCGAAGAGCTTCGCCGACAAATGGGAAGCTTTTAA
- a CDS encoding UDP-N-acetylglucosamine 4,6-dehydratase produces the protein MFNDKNILITGGTGSFGKKYTDVILSKYKPNKIIIYSRDELKQFEMQQRYNDPCMRYFIGDVRDAERMKEAMDGVDYVIHAAALKQVPAAEYNPMECIKTNVSGAENVIKAALANEVEKVIALSTDKAANPINLYGATKLASDKLFVAANNMVGQRKTRFSVVRYGNVVGSRGSVVPFFAKLIKEGAKELPITHQDMTRFMITLEQGVNFVLKNFERMQGGEIFVPKIPSMKMTELAKAMAPDLPQKIIGIRPGEKLHEIMCPADDSHLTLEFEDHYVIQPTIQFAHKADFTVNRLGEKGKPVELGFEYNSGNNTRWLTHEQFLDMAREFI, from the coding sequence ATGTTCAACGACAAAAATATTTTGATAACAGGCGGAACGGGAAGTTTCGGGAAAAAATACACCGATGTAATACTTTCGAAATACAAACCCAATAAAATCATTATCTACTCGAGAGATGAGCTCAAACAGTTCGAGATGCAGCAGAGATATAACGATCCGTGCATGCGCTACTTCATAGGAGACGTCAGGGATGCCGAGAGGATGAAGGAGGCGATGGACGGGGTAGATTATGTCATTCACGCTGCGGCACTGAAGCAGGTTCCGGCAGCCGAATACAATCCTATGGAGTGCATAAAAACCAATGTTTCAGGTGCTGAAAATGTAATAAAAGCGGCACTGGCCAACGAGGTTGAAAAAGTGATCGCGCTCTCTACCGATAAAGCCGCAAACCCGATCAACCTTTACGGTGCCACGAAACTGGCTAGCGACAAACTTTTTGTCGCCGCAAACAACATGGTCGGCCAAAGAAAAACCCGCTTCAGCGTCGTGCGCTACGGCAACGTAGTCGGAAGCCGGGGGTCGGTCGTCCCGTTCTTTGCCAAACTAATAAAAGAGGGTGCAAAAGAGCTTCCTATCACCCATCAGGATATGACAAGATTCATGATAACCCTGGAGCAGGGTGTAAACTTCGTTTTGAAAAACTTCGAAAGGATGCAGGGAGGAGAGATATTCGTACCAAAAATTCCATCTATGAAAATGACTGAACTTGCAAAGGCGATGGCGCCCGATCTTCCGCAAAAGATCATAGGAATACGCCCCGGAGAGAAACTGCACGAGATCATGTGCCCCGCAGACGACAGCCATCTAACTCTCGAATTTGAAGACCACTATGTCATCCAGCCGACAATCCAGTTCGCCCACAAAGCAGACTTTACCGTCAACAGACTGGGTGAAAAAGGAAAACCGGTTGAATTGGGTTTCGAATACAACTCCGGCAACAATACCCGGTGGCTGACACACGAGCAGTTTCTCGATATGGCGAGAGAGTTTATATAG
- a CDS encoding rRNA small subunit 7-methylguanosine (m7G) methyltransferase GidB, producing MKKSNEELLSGILRKSAAGTDRNPFEKLDLFRNRLMEWNRVHNLTGARTEEAIEEQIIDSAWPLGFLPSEDSLLDIGTGAGFPGMVLAILLPDTECTLCEPLQKRASFLRFIAGELELANVRVEAKRIEELEARPFSLITSRAVTGTHELIGWCRPFIGGSTQLLFYKGEHVHEEVAGLERCGIEIVGRKKRNYLWIKEASKC from the coding sequence GTGAAAAAGAGTAACGAAGAGCTGCTCTCCGGCATATTGCGAAAGTCGGCGGCAGGTACGGATCGAAACCCTTTTGAAAAGCTCGATCTTTTCCGCAACCGCCTCATGGAGTGGAACAGGGTGCACAACCTCACCGGCGCAAGAACCGAAGAGGCGATAGAGGAGCAGATTATAGATTCGGCATGGCCCCTGGGCTTCCTGCCCTCCGAAGATTCGCTGCTCGATATAGGGACAGGAGCCGGGTTTCCCGGAATGGTTCTCGCCATACTGCTGCCCGATACGGAGTGCACTCTTTGCGAGCCGCTTCAAAAAAGAGCTTCGTTTCTGCGGTTCATAGCCGGCGAACTGGAGCTGGCGAATGTCCGCGTGGAGGCCAAACGAATCGAGGAGTTGGAGGCTCGCCCCTTCTCCCTGATAACATCTCGTGCGGTAACCGGTACACATGAGCTTATAGGGTGGTGCAGACCCTTCATAGGGGGCTCGACGCAGCTGCTCTTCTACAAAGGGGAGCATGTACACGAAGAGGTTGCGGGGCTTGAGCGTTGCGGTATCGAAATCGTAGGGCGCAAAAAACGCAACTACCTATGGATAAAGGAAGCTTCAAAATGCTGA